The genomic region ATAACAGTGTTGCAAAAGCTTGAAATAAtccatcttttatttattcatctttTGCAGCGTCTCAATGCCTTGATTGTCCTTAAGATGAAGGTATGGAAGAGGGCAGCTACTGTTTTGATTCTCCTCTGTGCTGTGTTGTCCCTTTTGGTCTATGGCGAAGTCTTCTACAGGAGATGGACATTCAATTCGGCCTCCTTCTCCTCACGGTTGGCCATGCGCTCAACTTTAAATGGCCAAAGAAGATTCCCTCGAGGCCTGGAGCGCAAACAGCCAATGATTTCTCAATGTAAGAGGGTATACTTTCTCCAGATGACTTCTTCTATGGTCATATAAATTTGAGTCCAGAACAGGTGCAAGTGTTTGTTAAGGAATGGAATTTGTCAGGAAAGAAGGAAAATGCTTTTAATGCTTGGATGATGCTTGTGCAATTTGTTTCCTTGTTTCTTCCATCATCATCTATACACAAAATTATATTACAGTACCAAACTGTTTCATGAGTAATGTTCATGTTACTGCTTTTTTGGTCCCTACCTGGTGGTTTTAATTTAGAGGCTTTGGGAATGTTCTCCTGCATTGCAGGAAGCAGTATTCCTTTGATCAACAGCTCATACCCATTTCACTGGCGCACAGACTCTTAACTCCTTCCTAGCCAGAAAAGCCTGCAAACCATTACCATAAACGTTTCACATATGTAGCAGTCTCCCTTCCAactaaaaataaaaccacaatGTAAGTGTTAAATGCTTCACACGAAAACAAGAAATCCCTCAGTCATTTTCTTCCCACATTACTTTACAATCTGATTTAATTTTACACCTGGGAGTTGAAAATGAAAGCCAATCATTTTAATGAAGTGGATCTGCACATTTCCTGGATAATAACCTCAGCAATTCAGCTGAAGGAAAATTACATAATATTTCTAGGATCGACATGTCAAGGTGTTTCATTGACAACAGGAGTGAAAGTATGATGCAAGTGGATCAATTGTTGCAATAGAGAAATAGGAGACTTTATAGAGAAGGATCAGATGGCACAATAAAAGAGGTAATATAGAGCAATGGGATAAATTtaactgtctgtgtgtatttaaaaatcttttcATATACATTGGCTTTCTGAAGCAACATGTGACAACGTAGCCTTACCGAAAGTAATAGTAGAGAGGGATGAGCATGTTTGCAATCCATTTGCTGCCGCTTCATAAAGCAAATGAAAGAATTTAAACAagggattatatttatataaactggcGATAAATAATTGAATGAAGTGTGCTTGAAATGGGTCacttaaataaacagaataaagtGCTTGAATAAAGGTTGAGGAATTAGTGGAAAGTCTGTAGGAAAAGCAGAAGGTGCTAGGCAATGTCTTGCAGCATATTTGACATTTGCACAGGTGAATCATTGTGTGGTTTTATCCTTTTCTGACAGATCCGCCTGTACTTTTATGCAGCAATATTAAAAACTAATATTAGGTAATAGCAGGAAATTGCTGATTTGTAAAATATCACTCAACACTTAAAATTATTTATGCACTTCTCTGTCCCAGACACAGCTCTTTTCGAAAGCTACACACAAGCCGAGATTCGGGAGCTTGTTTCTACTTTGGTAGAAAGGTACAGCCAGTCTGCACACTCTGGAGACGACCCAAAAAATGGTGCCAGGATGAAGAGGGCCCGAGTACGCAAACAACCTTGCACCCTCAAGGAACTAGAGGTGAGCGTAAGCGAACTTGGCTTGGGCTACATATCCGACGAAACTGTCTTGTTCCGTTATTGCAGTGGTACCTGCGAAGCCGCTGTGCGCAATTACGACCTTTCTTTGCAAAGCATACGAGGCAAGAAGAAGATAAAAAAAGACAAGGTCAGAGCCCGACCTTGCTGCAGGCCAACAGAGTACGAGGACGATGTGTCTTTTCTGGACTCCAAAAACCATTACCATACCATCAAAGAGGTCTCTgcaaaggactgtggctgtgttTGATGAAAATGTAGGGTGGAGAACCAGAAGTAACTAGCCTAACAGTAAGGTGACCTCCCTATAGAGAGCCAGTGTTCTCTCCCTGGAGCCAGTATGCCCAATGGGAACAAAAGGTCACAAAGTAGTATTAATTGTCTACCTCACTCAAACCTTTCAAATGGAAATCAGCTTTGTGACACAAAAGCAAAGAAGGACTAAGTAAACAAGATTATGGAATTGCACAATATTATGGCACCCACAGAAAAAGAGGTCAGCATCTCTCTGAGCATTTCTGCTGTTGATATGAAGGATCTGGTATTAGGGTGGAAATACCaagctacaaataaaaaaaattaactttttaaaaacaaatatcacaatatatttaagaatgcTCACTGCTCATGTGTTTTCAACTATTTTATATAACAGTGACCAAGCTGAAATGAGATGTAGAGTTTCACATCAGCAAGACATCACCATTCAGTAGACCAAATCTATAGTACGAGAGTGTAGTAAACAATCAAGATTAATATGAGGTATCAGAAGACCATTGCATCTAGCTTTGTCATTTCCCTACCAGAAAGGATGTAGGTAACTACACTGAGCAGATAACATAGTGATTGCGACTTTGGTGCCAAAAGCCTCATATTCCACAAGTGAAGTTGACTTTTTCCATTTGTGCTGACCTTTACCTGAGACTGTAAAGACCACTGGTTATCAACTTTATTtaactgtatacatatatgtatgtctGTCAGAATCAAGGAGTACttatactatactgtatgtttgtgtatggGGGCATGAGTATTTTCAAGCTCTTTAATAATAATCTGTATAGCAGCAGTGGGAAGTTAGTAGTTAGACAAAGTGCTGCCATTGGTAATTAAAACACGCTATAGTCACACATTCCACAAAATACTAGTATTAGTTTAAAAACTGATTAATACAGGAAACAAGTACATCTGTTGGGGATATGCAGAAAGTCCTGTTTTATAAATGTTGCTTTATTGCTAAAATAATACTGCATTCAGAGCTGCACTTTGAGGGGAAAATGGGGGTACAGCAGTCAGGGATCCCATGATAGAAAAGCACAATTTATGGGACATGAAAGTGTGGGGCTTGTGGGTAAATGGGTGAGCTTTGTGGACATTGTTGGCAGGGCTTTGAAATGATTGGGGAATGGCCAAGGAACTTGCTGTTAGCTTGTACCACAGCCCCATCCCACATAAAATTGATTTTAGTTACTAGCCCTTACAACTAAATGCTTTTATGGTCCCACAACTTATATAATTTGATATATAGTTTGTCTTGtaaacatattttgaaaaaacaatcaATCAGGACCCCAATGGGCTTTCTGTACAACTGGGTGACTCAGCAGTCACAAGCTGCTACTGCCCAGTAGTAGACACTTTATAGAATAATGAAATGCAGTTATGTTCTCCTGCAAGGGGCAGTATACATTGACAGGACAATAATCCATCGCTGCATCAGTCTGTgccgattagtgatgggcgaatctgtgcgaattcatgaaacacattgaagtcaatgggcgtcaaaataattttcatgcgCGTCAATGTTGACATGCGGATttttcgaatttgacagtttcacaaattaattcgcAATttgcagcgaaacgtggaaattttaatatatttttgccaTAATCTTCTGCCAAAATGTCAGATCATTCAACATCTGAAAATTAGCCCTCCTTAGTCAGCTTGTCATGATCTATTGCTTATATGGATAGACCACCCCCTAGTGGTGTTTGTGTCAGTGCAGGATCTTTTCATCTCCAAAATCAACATTTTCAAATATAGTTTAGGAGCTTGAGCAATAGAAAGTTTCAATTACATGCCTATGATACCAAGGAGCTCACTTTATATGAAATCAAGCTTTACTACATAAAATCTGGATATCATTCAAATGAGATTTGAGCACCACTTATTTATAGAAGAGTGAATCACCACTATTACTGATTGAATCCAAGCTGCGGCAAGCAGACAGATCAGAGAGAGAAGtagtaaaaaggagcaggcagtGACTAAAACAGTCTACAAAGGTTGGGCAGCAGTATGTCTCTCTTGCATACATTCATTTCCCTATGACATTTCTATATTATTTGTAGGGAATTAACTTATTAAAAGGAAACCTTACAGCAGAGCAATCTCTCCAGGCTGTTTTTCATTCCTTGCTGCCTGCCCCTTTCCTATGTCTCTACATATATCTAAGCCAGGGTAAACAAACAGCTCAGCATATGGAAATTAAGTTGATTCAGCTTTTGTTGTAGCTAAGAAAGTCTGATTTACCACATGACATTTTGTCAGGGAATTCTAGGATCAACATCTTGCTCGAAATGTTTACAAAAACTACAACcacatgaaaaataaatgcattaaaactGCAGTTTTGGCAGGGTGCATGAGTCTGACATTATCAAGTCCAGAATCATTCAGTTTTTACTGCATATTATTATACTCTACTTATACCATGTTGCATTTGCATGTAGGCTGGCAATGCCATCTCTGATAGGTGCAAATATAGAAGCCTGTGTCATATCATCCATTCATTCCCAAATATTAAATAACCATTCACTTGTTATATAACAATAACACACTGTGTGGTAACCATCTTTTCTTGCATTAGCGtaattgaaatatataaatatatacataaatatattaaaagttttgCTAAAGCCAACAAaagatatgtttattttatttccattgttATTTAAACCTGTTTTAAGATTTTGTTtgctttgtaaaaatgtatttattcctttttattcatcaaagttttatttgtaccatgttattttgtataaaaaaagtcaagaaatcataaataaatattttcaaacgaAAATGGCACATGTTTATGTAATATTGCCAGATTACATTGTTGGAATCAGATATGCctgtgtaaaaaatacatttctttttggaAGCTCATATACTGAGCTCATATAATCATATACatctttttttacataagcccaactgattcattttaaaaaatcagggtGTATTTTCTCTTTAAGATACTCCTGTACCCTAACCAACTAATGGCTGCAAATCTACTTTCTTCATAATTACTGTTATAGACTCCTGCATTATACTGGGAAATaagcaaattattttctttgcagTATGGAACAGTTTACAAACACATCTATAACTTTGCACTGAcagttataaaattaaaatatgatcTCTATGACATTTACAATTCACAAATTTAGGGCATTAAGATATGCCCTTTATCCAAGGGAACACAGAAAAACTATATTTACTGTTAGACCCTTGTTATCACTCCTTTTTGCTTTcgaaaaacataattttctgctACTTATATCTTGTGTGGGTAACACACTGCACCTTTTCTCATGAAAGTTTTCATTAGTGGGGTAGCACCAAGGACAGGGGTTCCAAAATGGAAACAATTATTTCATCATATTTACTGCCATCCTGACTATAATGCTATTACACAGGACATGTTAATTTAGTCTGTTCATCTGTTTAGTTTAGTACATAGCTATCAATGTCTACTAGCATGGTTGGGCTGGATCAGTGGAAAAACCCAGATGGGCCCCGACGACCCAGATGCGAGCAGGAGGCAGGGGCCCTAAAGGGGGAAGGGGCCAATGGGGTCGCACAaatcagtctgaccctgtctacTAGGAGCTATTTAGGGGGTGGTAACAGTACAAGAGACTACTGCACTGCTTGATTCTAATTTACTTTACCTGTTTTACCTAATTTACTTTATTACAccaaatgtgtattttaaatgtatttatgcagTTAGGATACACTCAATCCATAATTTGGAATAGCAAATAGCAAACAGAATCCAACCccttattttcattttaacagaATAGAAATTGTCACATTCAATAGTCCAGCACTTTAATGTCACATGACTTTTAGAAAGTTTTCTGGAATCTAAAAAGTTTACAGAATTTTAATATATGCCTTTTGTCTCTACCAACTAAGCAGCTAAGCCTCTGCATGCATGACATAAATGTGGTAAATATTTGCTTATTGCCTGGATAGTGTACCCACTGAGAACCCTATGCAATGCCTACATCTCTGACCTTATAATAGGAATAGGGTTCATATGTGCAGCCAGATGCACAAGGTGCTTAATGCAGGACAAATAACCACACAGACAGTGGTGTGTGGCCCTGTTCttgaaacaaaaatcaaaaagagAAAGGAAGAGAAATAAGGTGGTCTCTTACCAAGGGtttgccaaacatttttttgcaatatGTGGAAAATTTGAATATAGGAAGAGActtacatatgtcctaataaagtctttttaattttataaatactttGACTACTGCTTTACTAGCAGATGGTCTCTTCCTACTGTATATTGGAATTTTCCACATATTGCGATTAACGCAGGACAGCCTCGTATTCACTACATGTTCAGAACAAGATATATTTCTATAACACAGTGAAGGAATATGATTCACTAGTTTTAGATTCTTAGATCTGGTAAAGAAGAAGTTATGGTAAGACTGATTTACAGTAGCTGCTTGCTTTCAGCTTACCTCACCCTGCAAGTAGGCCATTCCATGTAGTCATTTAGCCATTCGAATGGCTATTAGGAAATGTAATTAGGTAGAAAGCTGCTGTTAAAACAAAGAAGGCTAAATAGTCTGATGCCTTCTAAGGTGCTCAGGTTGAGCACATTTCAGGCTTGGATtaaaaatagggttgggcaaaacAGAATGATCAATTTGTAGTGCTTGCAAACTCCACATAATTAAAAAAGATAGAtaatctatagatagatagattccaATAGAatctaaagaatatatatatatttcagtacaaTGCTGAATGATATTCATGTATAATGTTTTTACTTTGGCTAACAGAAAATCATTCATGTTTTGTGTAAGAATGACAGAGGCCATGTTGCTGATAGCATAGTTCTGACATAAATCTGCAGTTATCATTTAGGGTGGAAGCGAAGAATGGCTAAAGACTGATGACAGAAGTAATGCACAGCATGGAACATTGTGATCATGGTGAAAACAAGGTTTTCCTTCCTGGAAAGAAGTGTTTGTGTGAGAATAAGAGAATCACTTCAGTGCCAATAGAAATAATATCTAAGGGGGTTTTACAATAATGCATTGAAATACACATGGTTTCCActgaaatattaaactttaatacAGATCATGGTTTAAGTCATAAACACAACTGTCATTATGTTGCCTGGAGAATTAAAAACCAAGGGAACACTAGGCCAACATGAAATTGCCTTTTATGCTCGGGATTGCTTTCCCAAGTAAAGTAATATATTTTGTTCACAGGGAAACAATTAGTGCTTATGTTGTCAAGAGGTCCTTAGCTATCCAAACATGTGTCAAGGCAGAATGCTTCTAATAAAGAAATGTCTGTGTTTGGATATAATTCATTAAATCTGGACGAGAACTGAACTTGCCACTGGGATTGATGAAGGTAAATGTCAGGACGAATTGAGCCCAGTGTAAGGAGAGTCTCTAACACCTTAGCCCAGTACTACTGCAGTAGGAGTTAGCAGGAGGACCAGGTACAATGGCAGGaaggtttttttggatttttgcctgaaaaaccccaaaaacgaacccagcacagatcagaacatttttgggacttctcccattgacttatatgcaacctcggcaggtctgagatgtcggattttcggattcagactttatccatccttggggtataataaaatctgaaaaatttgtgattttttttccacaaaaaaatttgattctatacaaaaatgaatttttcaggtttttggcatccGGAGTTaattaaataacctcctaagctTTATCAGTCACAGTTCCCACCTTCCTGTGAGTTAGAAAGCTTATTTTGCTCATACAAAGTCTGGTATTCACACATAAagttgttattttatatatacagtacagtggaCTAGTCTGTTTTGGATTGAGATCAATAATCTTTCATTTGTTTGTTGTGTGCTTTTGTGGAAAATAGCTGCTTCAAGTTACCCATGATGTCTCTTACTGTGGAAAAGGTATTGCAGCTTCTGCCGTTTAAGTGAATCACCACAATGCTCATAGTTCAAATACTATTTCGGGAAGTCATACACAGACAATTTCGTTCTAATATGTTGTGTTCTTTAGTGTTTGGTATGATTGTGAACCGCTGGATTAGACTTTTTTCTCTATCCAGCATAATCACTTGGTTGAAGTACGCACTTTCCTTGCCATTCAAGCCAcagctaatttattaataatttggTTAACCATAtgcaattgtatttttataaaagtttCAATAGCAATAAGGTCCCTTTGCTTTAGTGTACAGTAATAATTGCTTTAATACATAATATCAACATAATCTTTGTTATTTTACAGTAAATTAAGGGAATTATGTATTAAAGtttgaatgttgaatgttttCGGGCAAATATCCgcaaaatttgggcttttcgggggaaaagcccaaaaaatcatgtgattggagaaaaaactcagacaaaaatcatatgatttgggttttcgcttgattttatccagtttgtccctgatctgattaaattgtgttttttaataataaatagctccaattgtggattctagtttgattggacttttttatttaaatacttatttATCAAGccctaaatatatactgtaagacGCACCAGGAAATTGTCCCAGTCTCTTACCTCCCAGAGCGTCTCTACACGTCTGTTGGTGCACAGGTGCGTACTTCTGCATTTGGCATGCGTTCAAGCTAGGCTCAAATGACGATGCCGCCATTTTGCCAGCGTTTGCCGGTAAGTGTCATTTCTCTTGCATTTTTGACTCTTGTCGCTCTGTGACAAACCAAACCTATGCAGAAATGTTTGACCTTCAGGTTTACTTTGCACTATGGCAAAATTACATTCTGAATGTTAATAAGTAAAAATAAGACCAGACCTGTAAAACCAGGGAATACATCAACCAGAAtgatgaatgtaataaaagtgatgACATGATCTGAAATAaagttgtgttcaaaataatagcagtgtgtttaaaaaagtgaattacaAGCAagatccttataatagcttttatttccatacacgcaaatgcattgggaacactgcacattctattccaaatcaaaacctAAAGAAAAACGTAttgaatttgtgttattcctttacagaaagggaagaaaaaggaatattatattattccaaaaaattgcattcttctttacaaactcaaaacattcactgtataaattaaCAAATGTTTCacaattttgctttcctttgaatcactgaactaatatttagttgtataaccagtgtttctgagaactgctgcacatctgtgttgcatggggTCCACCAACTTCCgacacctgttacattccacaattcttccgaatttcttggttttgtctcagaaacagcattttttatatcacctacaagttttctattggattaaggtccggggattggtcTGGTTTCTCCATAACATCAATTTTGTTGGTCTGAAACCAAGATGTTTGTTTACTGATgcgtttggggtcattgtcttgttgaaacatccaTTTCAGGGCCATTTCCTCTTCGACATAAGgaaacatgacctcttcaagtattttggtgtactgaaactgatccatgatccccagtatgtgataaataggcccaacaccataatatgagaaacatccccatatcatgatgcttgtgccaccaagCCACCCTGTTTTTACAGTGTACTCTTGCTTGAATTCCGTGTTTGGTGGTTGCTGACAAACTTTCTATTGCCCCGAGCCTGGCAGGCAACCAATTCTATTATCAATGCTTTGCAGAATAGGATGGCGTTAGATTACTTGTTGGCAGTGCAAGGTGAAGTTTGTGCCATTGTAGGAAATGAATGTTGCACCTGGATCCAAGACTCTCATTACCCAATCTAGGCACACCTAGCTAAAGTAAGAGAGTTACAGTGAAAAGCTAGGGTTATTGCTCTCAGGGCCAGatatagcaggcacccctaggcctgcagCCATTCGTCGCTCCcgttccctcccttttatttgcttcgAAATTTCTTCATCGGGACCGGAACAATGGGGATTGatgcacaggaaatgtaaaaaccaattgtatctcctgtgtatccccaatgtttctgaaccaatgtggatttggctgggcaacatgccgcccctaaaattctgccgcccctaaaattctgccgccctaggcctgggccttggtggcctttccacaaatccggggaAATCGTTTTTTTGTGGCTAGGGAGCAATGGAACTTGGCTGTCAAATTTCTTTTGGTCTTTCATGGCACCAATTGTGTGTGTGATACTTTTTATAGCAAGTCTGGattgggaatcaaaataggccctggcatttcaagtacacagaagcccaaacagaccctcaccagcccactaaatggtaTTTATCTAAGGCcagttgtcacggccggcacccgataccagaacaaatgccaagcaccctggtctcggctcggcttcaccagtagggtgaccaccgttgggcttcgggaggagccctcagcttatttgggtgccacctggacttaacgaggggtgcaaggcgagatgttctggctggcgtaggggcacggctgtttagcagagtcttttgggccgaaggtcacggtacaaatggagaaagcgagagaatcgtcagacaggctgggtcgaggcaggcagataacaagaatcgtcaggcaggcaagggtcaaaaccgggtattcaaacagaagggatcaggcagaagagtAATCaaaatgcaggcaaaggtcagagttcggatatcagaatagtcaggaacaggcagggatcaaaaaccaggaatcacaGATATAAAgtacacaggaacagacagcacaaggcttcaggaaccacagaaTAAAGATTCTATCACgtgcactggctgggggtcagaatgggctttatatacattcgAAATTGGTGCCAAAACGAGCGTCAAtacgcgctggcgtgattgcgccagcgcgtatTGACGCTCGTTTTGGCACCAATTTtgaatgtatataaagcccattctgacccccagccagtgcacGTGATAGAATCTTATTTAtatctgtacctttaagaggcgcgcaggcacgccgcgcgcgccctaggagaatcaagatggcgccgaagagccacgcggcgggcgtccccgtcggtGAAGCGATGGCCGACATGCATTATAGTGTTTTTCTTCATAGCTAAATTAATATTGTTACAGAGCTGCTGCCACAACCAAGCGCAATCATGTCTGAAGGAACCGATTTAACGTCCTACACCACTGAACAATATGACGTATATAAGAAAGTAGATTGCAGGCTTAAAAATGGCAAGATGTTTTACCGAGTGAGATGGGCAGGATATCCACCAGATTAAGATACCTGGGAGCCTTGTAAACATCTCATTC from Xenopus laevis strain J_2021 chromosome 1S, Xenopus_laevis_v10.1, whole genome shotgun sequence harbors:
- the LOC108706858 gene encoding neurturin, whose amino-acid sequence is MKVWKRAATVLILLCAVLSLLVYGEVFYRRWTFNSASFSSRLAMRSTLNGQRRFPRGLERKQPMISQYTALFESYTQAEIRELVSTLVERYSQSAHSGDDPKNGARMKRARVRKQPCTLKELEVSVSELGLGYISDETVLFRYCSGTCEAAVRNYDLSLQSIRGKKKIKKDKVRARPCCRPTEYEDDVSFLDSKNHYHTIKEVSAKDCGCV